GAATGGTCGCTATAGCTTTTATCGTATTAAATGCTGCAGGGAAGAGGTTCACTTCAGCTGCAAAGTCACCATCATTAAAGTGGGCAAGGTAGCTGCGAGTAAGTGTTTCCCTTTCCGTTTGAGCCTCCACAATAATGATAACTCCAACTTCAGGAGAAATACTCTTTGCTGTCCCTGTTACGATGGTATGAGAGGAATCTAAAAAGCTTCCTTCTATAGGGGATGTAATATTGACACGCAGAAGGACTTCTTCAGGTATAGCAGAGGCTTCATTAGACCAGCCACTCTCCTTTGACCACGCATTTACCGCTGTAACAACATAGTAATAAGTGATACCGGCCTCCACATCAACGTCGGTATAAGAGAGATAACTGGATGAAACAGAATCGATCAAGGTGTAGTCGGTAGCAGAGAGCTCCGACCGGTAAATATTGTAACTGCTCAATCCATTTCCAGGGCTACTGCTCCATGCAAGTTTTACCTCTCCCTCTCCAGGCGTTGCAGATAGACCGGCAGGTACCGGGAGTTCCTTTGGGGAAGCGGAAACTTCTACAGAATTTCCACTTTCCTGGGAGGAGCTGTTGTTTGCTGTGACAACATAATAATAGTTTGTTCCAATCTCCACATCACTATCTGTAAAACTAATGGTACTGGCATTTGTGGAACCTATAAACTGATACCCGGAGCCTGCTGTAAGCGACCTATAAATTCTGTAGCCAACAAGATTACCTTCGCTGTTGGCACTCCAGGTAAGCTGGATGACACCCTCCATAGCATCCGATGCTGCCACTCCCACCGGGGCAGAAGGGGGTAATGTGTCAAGATAAAAATAGAGATAATTAGTCCATTGGTTAGTTAGTGTGTGAACTTTCGAATAGGTTTCGTATCCATCTTTAGAAATCGTAATGGTAGCCTGGAATGGTGCTACGTTATATGTCTCAAAGTAACCGCTATCATTTGAAGTCAGCGTTTGAGTTTTCTTTGGATCTTCTATGGTTACTGTTGCATTTCCTATGCTGCTGTAGTTATACGAATCGTATATCCATGCCCTGATTGCTGCAGGATAGAGTGGCAAAGAAATATCAAAAAGAAGCTCTTCGCCGGGGCTAACCGTCCTGGTAATATTAACAGTTCCGTAATTACTTCCATGAGCCTTGATATAGATCTCACCGGGTACAATCTTGTTAAACCTGTATCTACCATCGGTACCCGTCCAGAGATACTGGGTTTTTTCGGTATCTCTTATTTGTACATAAGCATAAGAAACTGCTAAACCCGAATCTTCAGACTTAACTGTTCCACTAACTATAGCAGTGGGGGTATATATAACCTTTGCAGTCTTTTCTGATACATTCCCCATCAAGTCAACAGCAACGACAGTTAATGTATTTTCACCTATATTAAGGGGAATATCATAAACAGTGAAAACGCCATCCTGCTTATGGATTGTGCCTGCTATTCCATTGACCGATATCTTTGCATCGGGATCATCTATTGTGCCTGAAACAAAGAGATAAGGTGTAATTACAGGCTCGCTCTCTGCTGGAGTTATAATATTGAAGTTAGGTGCTTCAGTATCGGGTGGGATAGGCATAACTCCAACCTTTACGGCAAATGAACTTTCTTCATCATTATTGTTTACAGCAGAAACCGTATAATAATAGGTAAGCCCGTTTGTCAATCCTGTATCTTTATAGGAGGCTGATGAAACAAGAGTTGCATTGAGTTTTTCATATCCACCTCCAGGGGAAAGACTCCTGTATATATTATAACCCTTGAGATCAGCTTCACTATTTTCAGCCCATACTAATGAGGCACTACTATCATCAACAACTCCTTTTAATCCTTTTGGTGGTGATAGCGGATTAGCAAGGGGTTTCTTTAAATGGTATATTAAATCTAAATACGCGCGGGCGTCATGACCTGAAGAAGAAGCAATATCTGGCAATCCATCAAGGTTAAAATCCTTAAAGACAACATTAAGACCAGACGCATCTCTTGCGTAATCAACTCCGGCATTGAAGGTGCCATCACCATTACCACGGAAATGGGTAATAACACTACTCACCAAGGCAATATCAAGATTACCGTCAAGGTCTAAGTCCTTTACATATAACTTGCCACTTCTCCTTAGATTTATCTCATAAACTGCAATACTTCCAAAAGTACCATCCCCTTTATTCAAAAATATTTTCATATTATAATAATCTGTCAGACTGTTGCTTTCTCTAGTAACTAAATCATTATATCCATCATTGTTAAAATCTCCCGGAATAGAGCTAAGATGACGATCCCAGGGGTACTCACCCAAGGGAATTGCCTGGTGAAAATGAAAGGTGCCATCCCCATTTCCGGCATGAATGTTAACACTATATGAAGAATTCCCCCATGTAGTGTTTATTTCAGCATTATTTATTATGTCTGTATATCCGTCACCGTTAACATCTCCAAGCTGGATAGAAGATCTATGATCTTCAATTTCATATGGTATTGCTTCTGAGAAAATACCGTCTCCTTTAGCCAGATAAACCAGTACATTATTACCAGACCAGCCATGTTCGAGATAAGCAATATCGGTATTACCGTCTCCATTAAAATCGCTACCATAGAGCCTGCCACCGTAATTGGTGGATGTTTCTATAACAGGACCACTTTTAAATGTATTGTGTCCCGATCCCCAGTAGAAAAATATCTTTGTAGTGTCTTTTGGAGTGCTATACCACTCAGAAGGGTATGCACTAAATGCAATGTCCTGGTTATGGTCATTATTAAAATCGCCCGTTATCATGCTGATACCCGAATGCAGGCCATCAATATTGATTAATGCTTCTCCCTGGAATAATCCATTCCCTTTACCAGGAATTATAGAAAATCTCTTTTCTGACGCAATTGCAATATCTACTATCCCATCATGGTTAAAATCTGAAACTTCAAGTCCATTTGCCGATTTATATCCCCCAAAAGAAAATCCCTTTTGGAAAGTACCGTCACCCTGTCCATGAAAGGTCATTAGA
Above is a window of Deltaproteobacteria bacterium DNA encoding:
- a CDS encoding FG-GAP-like repeat-containing protein produces the protein MGDFNSDGNYDIAVSDSAYSSSDIHILIGDGKGSFNTGKIFKMSVSQPGKIVAADFDEDGIIDLAVHSISSSSIWLLTGNGDATFTEMSLIYAPNDFIVNDFNRDGNLDIMSFKFGSRKALVYSGDGNKDFKLTHEFTYPMSYTPEKWLPIVKDLNDDGDLDLLINARDSLMTFHGQGDGTFQKGFSFGGYKSANGLEVSDFNHDGIVDIAIASEKRFSIIPGKGNGLFQGEALINIDGLHSGISMITGDFNNDHNQDIAFSAYPSEWYSTPKDTTKIFFYWGSGHNTFKSGPVIETSTNYGGRLYGSDFNGDGNTDIAYLEHGWSGNNVLVYLAKGDGIFSEAIPYEIEDHRSSIQLGDVNGDGYTDIINNAEINTTWGNSSYSVNIHAGNGDGTFHFHQAIPLGEYPWDRHLSSIPGDFNNDGYNDLVTRESNSLTDYYNMKIFLNKGDGTFGSIAVYEINLRRSGKLYVKDLDLDGNLDIALVSSVITHFRGNGDGTFNAGVDYARDASGLNVVFKDFNLDGLPDIASSSGHDARAYLDLIYHLKKPLANPLSPPKGLKGVVDDSSASLVWAENSEADLKGYNIYRSLSPGGGYEKLNATLVSSASYKDTGLTNGLTYYYTVSAVNNNDEESSFAVKVGVMPIPPDTEAPNFNIITPAESEPVITPYLFVSGTIDDPDAKISVNGIAGTIHKQDGVFTVYDIPLNIGENTLTVVAVDLMGNVSEKTAKVIYTPTAIVSGTVKSEDSGLAVSYAYVQIRDTEKTQYLWTGTDGRYRFNKIVPGEIYIKAHGSNYGTVNITRTVSPGEELLFDISLPLYPAAIRAWIYDSYNYSSIGNATVTIEDPKKTQTLTSNDSGYFETYNVAPFQATITISKDGYETYSKVHTLTNQWTNYLYFYLDTLPPSAPVGVAASDAMEGVIQLTWSANSEGNLVGYRIYRSLTAGSGYQFIGSTNASTISFTDSDVEIGTNYYYVVTANNSSSQESGNSVEVSASPKELPVPAGLSATPGEGEVKLAWSSSPGNGLSSYNIYRSELSATDYTLIDSVSSSYLSYTDVDVEAGITYYYVVTAVNAWSKESGWSNEASAIPEEVLLRVNITSPIEGSFLDSSHTIVTGTAKSISPEVGVIIIVEAQTERETLTRSYLAHFNDGDFAAEVNLFPAAFNTIKAIATIPSGETDESSKTVYAGGTINVATLDASPSSGIIYTSTGNLDIEFEVDYKGSGTPIAYSWDFNGDGVVDSVTSTPGPVTFGYSGAGIYTPEVTVTVENSTGGGLPGPFGRDEVQTVKVATVVNVMNLEQTDAILKAVWSGMKEAMKAGDVNSILTFYHPSSREKYKRVFIALADQLSGIAVNMNDIEMDYIRNDVAEYRFSRLEEFNSSLIEITYFIYFVKDEDGLWRIESF